One part of the Truepera radiovictrix DSM 17093 genome encodes these proteins:
- the argH gene encoding argininosuccinate lyase, with the protein MWGGRFSESTDELVQRFNASVDFDRRLALHDLAGSVAHATMLGETGILTQDEAAQIIAGLKNLKQEVEAGTFEWRVDLEDVHMNLEHALTERIGPIGGKLHTARSRNDQVATDFRLWLRDETHALIGLLREVQGALVAAAERHLGLIMPGYTHLQVAQPVLFSHHLLAYYEMFARDEGRLTDSLKRLNISPLGAGALAGTGFPIDRARTAQLLGFEGVARNSLDAVSDRDFAVEFLAAASLIMMHLSRLSEELILWSSQEFGFVTLPDSHTTGSSIMPQKKNPDVSELTRGKTGRVYGHLLGLLTTLKGLPLAYNKDLQEDKEGVFDTADTLRVCLTLTADLLPKLVPNASRMREAAGRAYSNATDLADYLARQGLPFREAHEVVGKLVARALREGKDLQELTLAEMRAACALIGEEVFEVLRLESVVNARSSYGGTALDAVRAQLAAAKARLEGQG; encoded by the coding sequence ATGTGGGGCGGGCGCTTCTCTGAAAGCACCGATGAGCTGGTGCAGCGCTTTAACGCCTCCGTAGACTTCGACCGGCGCCTTGCGCTGCACGACCTTGCGGGCTCGGTCGCCCACGCCACCATGCTGGGCGAGACGGGTATCCTGACCCAGGACGAGGCGGCGCAGATCATCGCGGGGCTCAAGAACCTGAAGCAGGAGGTCGAGGCGGGGACGTTCGAATGGCGCGTTGACCTCGAGGACGTCCATATGAACCTCGAGCACGCCCTGACGGAGCGCATCGGCCCCATCGGCGGCAAGCTCCACACCGCCCGGAGCCGCAACGACCAGGTCGCTACCGACTTCCGGCTCTGGCTGAGAGACGAGACGCACGCGCTCATCGGCCTTTTGCGCGAGGTGCAGGGCGCTCTCGTCGCGGCCGCCGAGCGCCACTTGGGGCTCATCATGCCGGGCTACACCCACCTGCAGGTCGCGCAACCGGTGCTCTTTAGCCACCACCTGCTCGCCTACTATGAGATGTTCGCGCGCGACGAGGGGCGGCTCACAGACTCCCTCAAACGCCTCAACATCTCGCCGCTGGGCGCCGGGGCGCTCGCCGGTACGGGCTTCCCCATCGACCGCGCGCGCACCGCCCAGCTGTTGGGGTTTGAGGGCGTCGCCCGCAACTCGCTCGACGCGGTGTCCGACCGCGACTTCGCCGTCGAGTTTCTGGCGGCCGCCAGCCTCATCATGATGCACCTCTCGAGGCTCTCGGAGGAGCTCATCTTGTGGTCGAGCCAGGAGTTCGGCTTCGTAACGCTCCCCGACTCGCACACAACGGGGTCGTCGATCATGCCGCAGAAAAAGAACCCCGACGTCTCCGAGCTCACGCGCGGCAAGACGGGGCGCGTCTACGGGCACCTGCTGGGGCTCTTGACGACCCTTAAAGGCTTGCCGCTGGCCTACAACAAGGACCTGCAGGAGGACAAAGAGGGGGTGTTCGACACCGCCGACACGCTGCGCGTGTGCCTTACGCTCACCGCCGACCTGCTGCCCAAACTCGTCCCCAACGCCTCACGCATGCGTGAGGCGGCGGGCCGCGCCTACTCGAACGCGACCGACCTGGCCGACTACCTGGCGCGCCAGGGTCTGCCCTTCCGCGAGGCGCACGAGGTCGTGGGCAAGCTCGTCGCGCGCGCCCTACGCGAGGGCAAAGACCTCCAGGAGCTCACGCTCGCCGAGATGCGAGCGGCGTGCGCGCTTATCGGCGAGGAGGTCTTCGAGGTGCTCCGACTGGAGAGCGTCGTCAATGCCCGCTCGAGCTACGGCGGCACCGCGCTTGACGCGGTGCGGGCGCAGCTCGCGGCCGCCAAGGCGCGGCTGGAGGGGCAGGGATGA
- a CDS encoding N-acetyltransferase, with protein sequence MTAVAAQPPAPAALTVRPARAEDVTAIFETIGYWAAQGKMLVRPMQNIFENLRDFFVAEVGGEFAGCGALHILWGDIAEVRGLAVRPEVQAKGVGRALVAACEAEARRLGIPVLFAWTYSVGFFERCGFHLIDKSKELHPRVWSECLRCPFFVGCNENGMLKHLEGVPMPRNLPEPPPTQVPPGIR encoded by the coding sequence ATGACGGCGGTCGCCGCGCAACCTCCCGCGCCCGCCGCGCTGACGGTGCGCCCCGCGCGCGCGGAGGACGTCACGGCTATTTTCGAGACCATCGGCTACTGGGCGGCGCAGGGGAAGATGCTCGTGCGGCCCATGCAGAACATTTTCGAGAACCTGCGCGACTTTTTCGTCGCGGAGGTCGGCGGAGAGTTCGCCGGCTGCGGCGCGCTGCATATCCTCTGGGGGGACATCGCCGAGGTGCGCGGGCTCGCGGTGCGCCCCGAGGTGCAGGCCAAGGGGGTCGGGCGGGCGCTCGTCGCGGCGTGCGAGGCCGAGGCGCGCCGCCTAGGCATCCCCGTGCTGTTCGCCTGGACCTACTCGGTGGGCTTTTTCGAGCGCTGCGGCTTTCACCTCATCGACAAGTCCAAAGAGCTGCACCCGCGCGTCTGGTCGGAGTGCCTACGCTGCCCCTTTTTCGTGGGGTGCAACGAAAACGGCATGCTTAAGCACCTAGAGGGGGTGCCCATGCCCCGCAACCTCCCCGAACCGCCCCCGACGCAGGTGCCGCCCGGCATCCGTTAG
- a CDS encoding GGDEF domain-containing protein, protein MTSSPEEPPEAPIDRLNERAWSLRRVDPDGAWALAQEACARSEHLGYPRGLAYSGLTLAFCAVDRLEFTQAQAFLERAAQAADTAGLRHAAARADFVRGFLHTRLGDFEAALAAHDRSRERFAALGDRLGETDALLFAAGAHIDRGAFAEARTLVGESLERYAALGDLEGRAQGLLMWAIVESYYGNYTASLRANQEALELKERLGDVMGQVSALNNLGSYHAASGADDRALEAYLEGLRRAERLGNAGARLTLLANLAETLRELGDFARATRYALEVLRLTETLGRKREQVNALDTLAGIAMAARDDAQARAYAERALALSEAIGEVETRVFILARLAQLLCRQGDKEASLARYAQGLELAQRTQNRAAETELRLNLGRSLAAHGDLVAAHAHLRRALELAQELRLRRLERGVYAALSEVYERQGRLEEALEHYKRGHELEKALLGERAADKTRRLTAQFELEKLARDAEIERLRNVELAEMNAALERTLEEKAALLAQLREQAERLEQQTREDALTGLYNRRHLEEVLREAFAAAQRYRHPLSVALIDLDNFKGVNDTLSHQIGDGVLRAAAEVFARFTRTVDIVARYGGEEFVLVMPQTDLQGARAVCERIREAIEQYPWWELHPELQVTVSIGLADDLSVKDHEKLLALADDNLYRAKRAGKNRVV, encoded by the coding sequence ATGACCTCATCCCCCGAAGAGCCCCCCGAAGCGCCCATCGACCGGCTTAACGAACGCGCCTGGTCGCTTAGGCGCGTCGATCCCGATGGCGCGTGGGCGCTCGCGCAAGAGGCGTGCGCGCGCTCGGAGCACCTGGGTTACCCCAGAGGGCTCGCGTACAGCGGGCTGACGCTCGCGTTCTGTGCGGTCGACCGCCTCGAGTTCACCCAAGCGCAGGCGTTCCTCGAGCGGGCTGCGCAGGCCGCCGACACCGCCGGGCTGCGCCACGCCGCCGCCCGCGCCGACTTCGTGCGGGGGTTTTTGCACACCCGTCTGGGGGACTTTGAGGCGGCGCTCGCGGCGCACGACCGGAGCCGCGAGCGCTTCGCCGCGCTCGGCGACCGTTTGGGCGAGACCGACGCGCTGCTCTTTGCGGCGGGGGCGCACATCGACCGCGGCGCGTTTGCGGAGGCGCGCACCCTCGTCGGCGAGAGCCTAGAGCGCTACGCCGCGCTCGGCGACCTCGAGGGGCGTGCCCAGGGGCTTCTCATGTGGGCGATCGTCGAGTCCTACTACGGCAACTACACCGCGTCGTTGCGGGCCAACCAGGAGGCGCTTGAACTCAAGGAGCGTTTGGGCGACGTGATGGGACAGGTTTCGGCGCTCAACAACCTGGGGAGCTACCACGCGGCGAGCGGCGCCGACGACCGCGCGCTCGAAGCCTACCTCGAGGGGCTTAGGCGCGCTGAGAGGCTCGGCAACGCCGGTGCGCGCCTGACGCTGCTCGCCAACCTCGCGGAGACGCTGCGCGAACTCGGCGACTTCGCGCGGGCGACGCGCTACGCCCTCGAGGTGCTGCGGCTCACCGAAACGCTAGGGCGCAAACGCGAGCAGGTCAACGCCCTCGACACGCTCGCGGGGATCGCGATGGCCGCCCGCGACGACGCGCAGGCGCGCGCCTACGCCGAGCGGGCGCTCGCGCTCAGCGAGGCCATCGGCGAGGTCGAGACGCGCGTCTTCATCCTCGCCAGGTTGGCGCAGCTGCTCTGCCGCCAGGGGGACAAGGAGGCCTCGCTGGCGCGCTACGCGCAGGGGCTCGAATTGGCGCAGCGCACCCAAAACCGCGCCGCTGAGACCGAGCTGCGCCTCAACCTCGGGCGTTCGCTCGCCGCGCACGGCGACCTCGTCGCCGCCCACGCGCATCTGAGGCGGGCTCTGGAGCTCGCCCAGGAGCTGAGGTTGCGCCGCCTCGAAAGGGGGGTCTACGCGGCCCTCTCCGAGGTCTACGAGCGCCAGGGTCGCCTCGAGGAGGCGCTCGAGCACTACAAGCGGGGGCACGAGCTCGAAAAAGCGCTCCTCGGGGAGCGTGCGGCCGACAAAACGAGGCGCCTGACGGCTCAGTTTGAGCTCGAAAAGCTCGCCCGCGACGCCGAGATCGAGCGCTTGCGCAACGTCGAGCTCGCCGAGATGAACGCGGCGCTCGAGCGCACCCTAGAGGAGAAGGCGGCGCTGCTCGCGCAGCTGCGCGAGCAGGCCGAACGGCTCGAGCAGCAGACCCGCGAGGACGCCCTGACGGGCCTCTACAACCGGCGCCACCTCGAAGAGGTCCTGCGCGAGGCGTTCGCGGCGGCCCAGCGCTACCGCCACCCGCTAAGCGTGGCGCTCATCGACCTCGACAACTTCAAGGGGGTTAACGACACGCTGTCGCACCAGATAGGCGACGGGGTGCTGCGCGCGGCGGCGGAGGTCTTCGCCCGCTTTACCCGCACCGTCGACATCGTGGCGCGCTACGGCGGCGAGGAGTTCGTGTTGGTGATGCCGCAGACCGACCTCCAGGGGGCGCGCGCGGTGTGCGAGCGCATCCGCGAGGCGATCGAACAGTATCCCTGGTGGGAGCTGCACCCCGAGCTGCAGGTCACGGTCAGCATCGGGCTCGCGGATGACCTCAGCGTCAAAGACCACGAAAAGCTCCTCGCGCTCGCCGACGACAACCTCTATAGGGCCAAGCGCGCGGGCAAAAACCGCGTGGTCTAG
- the ansA gene encoding asparaginase encodes MPTIPTTPAHADLQGKSTRKAVCVVYTGGTIGMIGAAFGASGYRPAPGDLEARLTALPELSAPEMPRVVFRELSPLLDSAELAPRDWERIGREIAAHDAACDGFVVLHGTDTMAYTASALSFMLEGLAKPVILTGSQLPFAHLRSDARDNLITALLLAAHTPLCEVGIYFRGVLLRGNRARKVSSSGFGAFASPNAPPLATVGVEVALHPAARRTPYLAGPLRLQRLADVQVGALRLFPGIDQRFLHNVLQEPLQGLVLETYGSGNAPRDPGFLRVLARATERGVVIVNCTQCFSGGVDMESYATGQALRDAGLTSGADLTPEAALTKLVYLFSKGHTPEEVRALITTDLRGELTPRSGRVT; translated from the coding sequence ATGCCGACGATACCGACAACGCCCGCACACGCCGACTTGCAGGGGAAGAGCACGCGCAAAGCCGTCTGTGTCGTCTATACGGGCGGCACCATCGGGATGATCGGCGCCGCTTTCGGTGCGAGCGGCTACCGACCGGCCCCCGGCGACCTCGAGGCGCGCCTCACCGCGCTTCCGGAGCTGAGCGCCCCCGAGATGCCGCGCGTGGTGTTTCGCGAGCTCTCACCGCTTTTAGACTCCGCCGAACTCGCGCCGCGCGACTGGGAGCGTATCGGCCGCGAGATCGCGGCGCACGACGCAGCCTGCGACGGGTTTGTCGTGCTGCACGGCACCGACACGATGGCCTACACCGCCTCCGCCCTCTCCTTTATGCTCGAGGGGCTCGCCAAACCGGTGATCCTCACCGGCTCGCAGCTGCCCTTCGCGCACCTGCGCAGCGACGCCCGCGACAACCTCATCACCGCCCTGCTGCTCGCCGCCCACACCCCTTTGTGCGAGGTCGGCATCTACTTTCGCGGCGTGCTGCTCCGCGGCAACCGCGCGCGCAAGGTCTCCTCGAGCGGCTTCGGCGCCTTTGCGTCGCCCAACGCGCCGCCGCTCGCCACCGTCGGCGTTGAGGTCGCGCTGCACCCCGCCGCGCGCCGCACCCCCTACCTCGCCGGCCCCTTGCGTTTGCAGCGCCTCGCCGACGTTCAGGTCGGCGCGCTGCGCCTTTTCCCGGGTATCGATCAGCGCTTTCTCCACAACGTGCTGCAAGAGCCCCTGCAGGGGCTCGTCCTCGAAACCTACGGCAGCGGCAACGCGCCCCGCGACCCCGGCTTTCTGCGCGTTTTGGCGCGCGCCACAGAGCGCGGGGTGGTCATCGTCAACTGCACGCAGTGCTTTAGCGGCGGGGTCGATATGGAAAGCTACGCGACGGGGCAGGCGCTGCGCGACGCCGGGCTGACGAGCGGCGCCGACCTCACCCCCGAAGCGGCGCTGACCAAGCTCGTCTACCTCTTTAGCAAAGGCCACACCCCGGAGGAGGTGCGCGCGCTCATCACGACCGACCTGCGCGGGGAGCTGACGCCGAGGAGCGGACGCGTCACGTAG
- a CDS encoding lysyl oxidase family protein encodes MLVAYVLLGPLTMTHEERGRAEGALPMASWNLAEIEARNRAGLQHVAATGAAPSYTRETLPERLLPDLVPLEPSDLSTVGSRAEGNLRLKFTTLIWNAGLGPLETRGARNPETGELEVYQYVYRRVGEAASAGASPAALQTGGAQTGGTFPELRAEQGRWVGTFNYEHRHGHLHFDGFAHYGLWRVGEGGELVELIAENAKVGFCLMDIKHMASNLTHLESGLIEVPGGPVYAGCREDVQGISVGWGDEYLSLLLEQDLDLTDAPSGSYAVVVTTNPERRIEELDYDNNAAVTYFRLEDERVVWSSVDDGGGG; translated from the coding sequence GTGCTCGTCGCCTACGTGTTGCTCGGCCCGCTAACGATGACCCATGAGGAGCGGGGGCGCGCCGAGGGGGCGTTGCCGATGGCGTCGTGGAACCTCGCCGAGATCGAGGCGCGCAACCGCGCGGGGTTGCAGCACGTCGCCGCGACCGGGGCCGCACCGAGTTACACGCGCGAAACGCTCCCCGAACGCCTTTTGCCCGACCTCGTGCCGCTCGAGCCCAGCGACCTCTCGACAGTTGGCAGCCGCGCCGAGGGGAACTTACGCCTCAAGTTTACGACGCTCATCTGGAACGCGGGGCTAGGGCCCTTGGAGACGCGCGGCGCGCGCAACCCCGAGACCGGCGAGCTCGAGGTCTACCAGTACGTCTACCGCCGCGTGGGGGAGGCCGCGAGCGCCGGTGCGTCGCCCGCGGCCTTGCAGACCGGCGGGGCGCAAACGGGGGGCACGTTCCCCGAGCTGCGCGCCGAGCAGGGGCGGTGGGTCGGCACCTTCAATTACGAGCACCGCCACGGGCACCTGCACTTCGACGGCTTCGCGCACTACGGGCTCTGGCGCGTCGGCGAGGGGGGCGAGCTCGTGGAGCTGATCGCCGAAAACGCCAAGGTCGGCTTTTGCCTCATGGACATCAAGCACATGGCGAGCAACCTCACGCACCTCGAAAGCGGCCTTATCGAGGTGCCGGGTGGGCCCGTCTACGCGGGGTGCCGCGAGGACGTGCAGGGGATCTCGGTCGGTTGGGGTGACGAGTACCTCTCCCTCCTCTTGGAGCAAGACCTCGACCTCACGGACGCGCCGAGCGGCTCCTACGCCGTGGTCGTGACGACGAACCCCGAGAGGCGGATTGAAGAGCTCGACTACGACAACAACGCGGCGGTGACCTACTTCCGGCTCGAGGACGAACGGGTCGTGTGGTCGTCCGTCGACGACGGCGGGGGCGGCTAG
- a CDS encoding cupin domain-containing protein produces MDYVDLAEQRKFDEAAMQKIPVFSSDKLLFDQYCLLPGQQQRTHTHEAEDKVYVVLQGEALFDIGGEREMLAEGTAVIARAGVPHGVRNESDSALVLLVAMAPKPANAS; encoded by the coding sequence ATGGACTACGTGGACCTGGCGGAACAGCGGAAGTTCGACGAAGCGGCGATGCAGAAGATCCCCGTGTTCTCCTCCGACAAGCTGCTCTTCGATCAGTACTGCTTGCTGCCGGGGCAACAGCAGCGCACGCACACGCACGAGGCCGAGGACAAGGTGTACGTCGTCCTTCAAGGGGAGGCGCTCTTCGACATCGGCGGCGAACGGGAGATGCTCGCCGAGGGAACGGCGGTGATCGCCCGCGCCGGGGTGCCGCACGGCGTGCGCAACGAATCCGACTCGGCGCTCGTGCTCCTCGTGGCGATGGCGCCCAAACCCGCTAACGCTTCATGA
- the mce gene encoding methylmalonyl-CoA epimerase yields the protein MSLPHPLKDLPLDHIGVATPDLDAASAPFELLGLPRDGDDEELSHQGVRVRAFRSGESLVELLEPTTPESPIRSFLERRGPGLHHLALRVTRLEAEVARLKAAGARFVSDAPRGGRHGTRVVFLHPKWAGGVLVELVEHPTHTP from the coding sequence ATGAGCCTACCGCACCCGCTTAAAGACCTCCCGCTCGACCACATCGGCGTCGCCACCCCCGACCTCGACGCCGCGAGCGCCCCCTTTGAGCTGCTGGGCCTCCCCCGCGACGGCGACGACGAAGAGCTGTCCCACCAAGGGGTGCGCGTGCGCGCCTTTCGGAGCGGTGAGAGCCTCGTCGAGCTGCTCGAGCCCACCACGCCGGAGAGCCCCATCCGCAGCTTTTTGGAGCGGCGCGGGCCGGGGTTGCACCACCTCGCGCTGCGCGTCACCCGGCTCGAGGCGGAGGTCGCGCGGCTCAAGGCGGCCGGCGCGCGCTTTGTCTCGGACGCGCCCCGCGGGGGCCGACACGGTACCCGCGTCGTCTTTTTGCACCCGAAGTGGGCGGGCGGGGTGCTCGTCGAGTTGGTCGAACACCCCACCCACACCCCTTGA
- a CDS encoding VanZ family protein, translated as MNRPLWWLAALAWAGLTFWFSSSPDAQGAAGWLDLSPPRDKLFHAANFGVLGLLILFASGRPLLAVLLASLYGAVDELHQATVPGRSADVADWVADTLGAAFAVTLAVLWQRQRARDRLAR; from the coding sequence TTGAACCGCCCCCTCTGGTGGCTCGCCGCCCTTGCGTGGGCGGGTCTCACCTTCTGGTTCTCGAGCTCCCCCGACGCCCAGGGGGCCGCCGGTTGGCTCGACCTCTCGCCGCCGCGCGACAAGCTCTTTCACGCCGCTAACTTCGGCGTTTTGGGGCTGCTGATCTTGTTCGCGAGCGGCCGCCCCCTGCTCGCCGTGCTCCTCGCCTCGCTCTACGGCGCCGTCGATGAGCTGCACCAGGCCACCGTCCCCGGGCGGAGCGCCGACGTCGCCGACTGGGTCGCCGACACGCTCGGGGCAGCTTTCGCCGTGACGCTCGCGGTGCTCTGGCAGCGGCAGCGCGCGCGCGATAGACTAGCGCGGTGA
- the proC gene encoding pyrroline-5-carboxylate reductase, translated as MKLALVGAGKMGGAVLTGALRAGVLDAAEVGIYHPDEARRTALAAQYGVTPFTDDDIHAAERVLIAVKPQSFDEVAPLIAQRSAAYISLMAGVSAETIARRVGSARVVRAMPNLGARVGLSATALAHLPQAEGEDVAFAERLFCAVGTVYRIPERLFDAFTGLAGSGPAFAAVFAEALADGGVRVGFSREVAQGLAKQVLLASATLLGAESPGNLKDEVASAGGTAIAGVMALEQHGLRYAAMQAVEMAAKRAAELSRADER; from the coding sequence GTGAAGCTCGCGCTCGTCGGCGCGGGCAAGATGGGGGGCGCCGTGCTCACGGGGGCGCTGCGCGCGGGCGTCTTGGACGCGGCCGAGGTCGGTATCTACCATCCGGACGAGGCGCGGCGCACCGCGCTCGCCGCGCAGTACGGCGTCACCCCCTTTACCGACGACGACATCCACGCCGCCGAAAGGGTGCTCATCGCCGTCAAACCGCAGTCGTTCGACGAGGTCGCGCCCCTAATCGCGCAGCGCAGCGCCGCCTACATCTCGCTGATGGCCGGGGTCAGCGCCGAGACGATCGCCCGGCGGGTCGGGTCGGCGCGGGTGGTGCGCGCCATGCCCAACTTGGGCGCGCGCGTCGGGCTCTCGGCGACCGCGCTCGCGCACCTGCCGCAGGCCGAGGGCGAGGACGTCGCCTTTGCCGAACGGCTGTTCTGCGCGGTGGGCACGGTTTACCGCATCCCCGAGCGGCTGTTCGACGCCTTTACCGGCCTCGCGGGCTCCGGCCCCGCCTTCGCGGCGGTCTTCGCCGAGGCGCTCGCCGACGGCGGCGTGCGGGTCGGCTTTTCGCGCGAGGTGGCGCAGGGTCTCGCCAAACAGGTGCTGTTGGCGAGCGCTACCCTGCTAGGCGCCGAGAGCCCCGGCAACCTTAAAGACGAGGTCGCGAGCGCGGGCGGTACGGCGATCGCCGGGGTGATGGCCCTAGAGCAGCACGGGTTGCGCTACGCGGCGATGCAGGCCGTCGAGATGGCCGCCAAGCGCGCGGCCGAGCTGAGCCGCGCCGACGAGCGCTAA
- the tgt gene encoding tRNA guanosine(34) transglycosylase Tgt yields the protein MTYPDFSFTITQERGAARLGRLVTPHGTIDTPAFVAVGTQAAVKTLTPEEVLATGAQVIFTNTYHLYLRPGHDLVAAFGGVHRFMGWGAPVMTDSGGFQVFSLGAGLEHGVGKVANIFPGEAGGVLAGAPVRTARPLMKVSEDGVRFKSHIDGTLHTFTPETSIAVQRALGADIILAFDECTSPLHDEAYTARSAERTHRWAERSLRFFQDHPAVHPYPQALYGIVQGGAFERVRKASARTVAGMDFHGLAIGGNLGKTKAQMRQVLEWTTPELPREKPRHLLGIGEVEDIFGAVERGCDTFDCVSPTRNARNGGVLARFDGEQPLPRFRLNIRNARYARDPRPLEEGCDCYTCTRFSRAYVRHLFKADEQLGQRLATLHNLRFMARLMAQIRESLAAGTFDALKRSWLEPVGLGV from the coding sequence ATGACCTACCCCGACTTTTCGTTCACCATCACGCAAGAACGCGGCGCCGCGCGGCTCGGTCGCCTCGTGACGCCGCACGGGACGATCGACACCCCCGCGTTCGTCGCCGTCGGCACCCAGGCGGCGGTCAAGACGCTCACCCCCGAAGAGGTCCTCGCCACGGGCGCGCAGGTGATCTTCACCAACACCTATCACCTCTACCTGCGCCCCGGCCACGACCTCGTCGCCGCTTTCGGGGGGGTGCACCGCTTTATGGGCTGGGGCGCACCCGTAATGACCGACTCGGGGGGCTTCCAGGTGTTTTCGCTCGGTGCGGGGCTCGAGCACGGCGTCGGCAAGGTCGCCAACATCTTCCCGGGCGAAGCCGGAGGGGTCCTGGCCGGCGCCCCCGTGAGGACCGCTAGACCCCTTATGAAGGTTTCAGAAGACGGCGTGCGCTTTAAAAGCCACATCGACGGCACGTTGCACACCTTTACCCCGGAGACCTCGATCGCCGTGCAGCGCGCGTTGGGGGCGGACATTATCCTCGCTTTTGACGAGTGCACGAGCCCGCTACACGACGAGGCGTATACGGCTAGGAGTGCTGAGCGCACCCACCGCTGGGCGGAGCGGTCGCTGCGCTTTTTTCAGGACCACCCCGCCGTGCACCCCTACCCGCAAGCGCTCTACGGCATCGTGCAGGGGGGGGCGTTCGAGAGGGTGCGCAAGGCGAGCGCCCGCACGGTCGCGGGGATGGACTTTCACGGCCTCGCCATCGGCGGCAACTTGGGCAAGACGAAAGCGCAGATGCGGCAGGTGTTGGAGTGGACCACGCCGGAGCTCCCGCGCGAAAAACCCCGCCACCTTCTGGGGATCGGCGAGGTCGAGGACATCTTCGGGGCGGTTGAGCGCGGTTGCGACACCTTCGACTGCGTCTCGCCGACGCGCAACGCCCGTAACGGCGGGGTGCTCGCGCGCTTCGACGGGGAGCAGCCGCTGCCCAGGTTCCGCCTGAATATCCGCAACGCCCGCTACGCCCGCGACCCGCGGCCCCTGGAGGAGGGATGCGACTGCTACACCTGCACGCGTTTTTCGCGGGCGTACGTGCGCCACCTCTTTAAGGCCGACGAGCAGCTCGGGCAGCGCCTCGCAACGCTGCACAACCTGCGCTTTATGGCGCGGCTCATGGCGCAGATCCGGGAGAGCTTGGCGGCGGGGACCTTTGACGCGCTCAAACGGTCGTGGCTCGAGCCGGTAGGGCTTGGCGTCTAA
- the zapE gene encoding cell division protein ZapE, protein MPLPPLSELVPPPRFGHTRFADYEPQHPSQTAALVQVQAFVDEIAEPQTGAFRWPWQRRAQPQGRGLYLDGGFGVGKTHLLAAAYHASKLSKKAYLSFQELVYVIGVRGTARAKAELGDLQLLCIDEFELDDPGNTLIVKTFLAHLFEQGGAVITTSNTPPEAQGQGRFNAGDFQREIQSVAERFEVLPIEGPDFRHRDHLAGLLSASELEHRFKTEGAPEPKERLAWPAFLELLGKHHPIRYRELLGAVGTLYLEDAQTLATQNDALRFVHFIDKLYDLKKGLRLSGTVALRDLFDPSYRESAYAKKHHRCLSRLSELLEERF, encoded by the coding sequence GTGCCGCTACCGCCCCTTTCCGAACTGGTCCCACCCCCCCGCTTCGGCCACACCCGCTTTGCCGACTACGAACCGCAGCACCCCAGCCAGACGGCCGCGCTCGTGCAGGTGCAAGCTTTCGTCGACGAGATCGCCGAACCGCAAACGGGCGCGTTTCGCTGGCCTTGGCAGCGCCGCGCGCAGCCCCAGGGGCGCGGGCTCTACCTAGACGGCGGCTTCGGGGTCGGCAAGACGCACCTGCTGGCGGCGGCGTATCACGCCTCAAAGCTGTCTAAAAAGGCGTACCTGTCTTTTCAGGAGCTCGTCTACGTCATCGGGGTGCGCGGGACCGCGCGGGCCAAGGCCGAGCTCGGCGACCTGCAGCTTCTATGCATCGACGAGTTCGAGCTCGACGACCCCGGCAACACGCTCATCGTCAAGACCTTTTTGGCGCACCTTTTCGAGCAGGGCGGCGCGGTGATCACCACCTCGAACACGCCACCGGAGGCGCAGGGTCAGGGCCGCTTCAACGCGGGCGACTTTCAGCGCGAGATCCAGAGCGTCGCCGAACGCTTCGAGGTGCTGCCCATCGAGGGCCCCGACTTTCGCCACCGCGACCACCTGGCAGGGCTCCTCTCGGCCTCGGAGCTCGAGCACCGCTTCAAGACCGAAGGGGCGCCGGAACCCAAAGAGCGGCTTGCGTGGCCCGCCTTTTTGGAGCTGCTCGGCAAACACCACCCCATCCGCTACCGCGAGCTTCTGGGCGCCGTCGGCACGCTCTACCTCGAGGACGCGCAGACCCTAGCGACGCAGAACGACGCGCTGCGCTTCGTGCACTTTATCGACAAGCTCTACGACCTCAAGAAGGGCCTGCGCCTTTCCGGTACGGTCGCGCTTCGTGACCTCTTCGACCCGTCGTACCGCGAGAGCGCCTACGCCAAAAAGCACCACCGCTGTTTGTCGCGGCTTTCAGAACTGCTCGAGGAGCGCTTTTAG